A genomic window from Salvia splendens isolate huo1 chromosome 11, SspV2, whole genome shotgun sequence includes:
- the LOC121755942 gene encoding uncharacterized protein LOC121755942 isoform X2 — translation MSTARESGAAGNGGGLQSIPAASRKIVQSLKEIVNCTEAEIYAALKECNMDPDDAVSRLLSQDPFHEVKSKREKKKEGKDTTEARSRGANNNTGRSGKTGADRYRGGSTPYYSSESVTLVGKTTYKKEDGSVSSISATSSTNRSRVSTGPSNGTTAENKGFSDGAAEAAPSGVQQASGYQSAWAGARGQVSMADIVKMGRPQNKTSHSQNASHHNDLRFPADYSSKDYESGTSPAQHIPTNEEWPAMEKPTATHVQPEPYYAVDSELHLEPSGITSVSVNQLPEAEVVQEEDEEDEYTENYGADAAQSDSITNVKFLEDDSRGASLYENDLYKDMGSFQHHAPHDFHKDEDIEVSVSSVTRDLQQLNVEKDDGGLPSEEYITPTVVIPDHLQVQNADCLNLSFGSFGSAMGAAYSSGTVKPLPVETNLEEERSDANIPSVGHIDSRSTDYYVDDSLRNASDSGLFHRSSAASRDYDPSSASQQEELKPENAEGAHGSQYAFPPSNSGYTYDDDEQLNATFNQTSPHAQNLASYSDVMSYTNALPSNLTPANQPTRESDLRYSPFPVNQSMTDKFGGSAISMSEALKTAGFTLSQPAPQTHSGTGIPTGPPPPPQQLVHPYTQPSVPLGPYANMIGYQYLPQMYLPSAFQQTFAGNSSYHQSLLSQYKNNVSSASLPQSAPGYGAFGNNTNAPGNFTTAAPSGTNNISYDDVLREQQYKDNLLSLQQQNENSAMWLHGLNSRTMSAVPASTYYNYQGQNQQSSGFRQAQQPPSQSYGALGYPNFYHSQSGASHDQPQQQNPRDVSSLQAQQQQQQPKQPQLW, via the exons ATGAGTACGGCCAGGGAGAGCGGCGCCGCCGGAAATGGCGGCGGCCTGCAATCCATTCCAGCAGCCTCGCGGAAGATAGTCCAGAGCTTGAAGGAGATTGTTAACTGCACGGAGGCCGAGATCTATGCCGCCTTAAAGGAATGCAATATGGACCCCGACGACGCCGTCAGTCGTCTCCTCTCGCAAG ATCCTTtccatgaggtgaaaagtaaacgagaaaagaaaaaagag GGTAAAGACACTACTGAGGCTAGGTCTCGTGGGGCAAATAATAATACTGGTAGAAGTGGCAAAACTGGTGCTGATCGCTACCGAGGTGGTTCAACTCCGTATTATTCTTCTG AGTCTGTTACTTTGGTTGGAAAGACAACATATAAGAAAGAAGATGGATCGGTGTCTTCAATATCTGCTACTTCAAGCACTAACAGAAGCAGAGTATCCACTGGACCCAG TAATGGCACCACTGCTGAAAATAAAGGGTTCTCAGATGGCGCAGCTGAGGCTGCTCCATCTGGAGTGCAGCAAGCTTCTGGATATCAATCTGCATGGGCTGGTGCTCGTGGACAGGTTTCCATGGCTGACATTGTAAAGATGGGCAGACCACAGAATAAAACATCACATTCACAGAATGCATCTCACCACAATGATTTAAGATTTCCGGCAGATTATTCTTCGAAAGATTATGAGTCAGGAACTTCTCCAGCACAGCATATACCAACTAATGAAGAGTGGCCTGCCATGGAGAAGCCAACTGCTACACATGTGCAACCGGAACCATACTATGCTGTGGACTCTGAGCTGCATCTGGAGCCATCTGGTATAACTTCTGTCAGTGTCAATCAACTGCCTGAGGCAGAAGTGGTTCAggaagaagacgaagaagatgaATACACAGAAAACTATGGTGCTGATGCAGCACAATCTGATTCTATCACCAATGTGAAGTTTTTGGAAGATGATTCAAGAGGTGCATCTCTGTATGAAAATGATTTGTATAAAGACATGGGTTCATTTCAGCATCACGCTCCTCATGATTTCCATAAAG ATGAAGATATTGAGGTTTCAGTGTCATCAGTCACCAGAGACTTGCAGCAGCTTAATGTGGAGAAGGATGATGGAGGATTGCCTTCGGAAGAATATATTACTCCTACTGTGGTAATTCCCGATCATTTGCAAGTTCAAAATGCAGATTGTTTGAACTTGAGTTTTGGTAGTTTTGGATCTGCCATGGGTGCTGCATATTCTTCTGGCACTGTGAAACCTTTGCCTGTAGAAACTAACTTGGAAGAGGAACGTAGTGATGCTAATATTCCATCTGTTGGGCATATTGACTCTAG AAGTACTGATTACTATGTTGACGACTCATTGCGAAATGCTTCTGACAGTGGTTTGTTCCATAGAAGCAGTGCTGCTTCAAGGGATTATGATCCATCTTCTGCTTCTCAACAAGAAGAGTTGAAGCCTGAAAATGCTGAAGGGGCTCATGGAAGTCAATACGCTTTCCCCCCTTCCAACTCTGGCTACACCTATGATGACGATGAACAATTAAATGCTACTTTCAATCAAACAAGTCCCCATGCGCAGAATCTAGCTTCTTATTCGGATGTTATG TCATACACAAATGCACTACCAAGTAATTTGACCCCTGCTAATCAGCCCACCAGAGAAAGCGATCTCCGGTACTCTCCTTTCCCTGTAAATCAATCCATGACTGACAAATTTGGCGGTTCAGCGATTTCTATGTCGGAG GCATTAAAGACTGCTGGTTTCACGTTGTCACAGCCAGCTCCACAAACGCATTCTGGGACGGGCATCCCCACAGGaccccctcctcctcctcaacaaCTTGTTCATCCGTATACGCAGCCTAGTGTTCCGTTGGGACCATACGCTAACATGATCGGCTACCAGTACTTGCCTCAGATGTACCTGCCTTCTGCTTTTCAGCAAACATTTGCAGGCAACAGCTCATACCATCAATCTCTACTTTCTCAATACAAAAACAATGTTTCCTCCGCTAGTCTGCCACAGTCTGCTCCTGGATATGGTGCTTTCGGAAATAACACAAACGCCCCTGGAAATTTCACTACCGCTGCTCCATCTGGAACGAATAATATAAGCTATGACGACGTCTTAAGAGAACAACAGTACAAGGACAACTTGCTCTCGCTCCAGCAGCAG AACGAAAACTCAGCAATGTGGCTTCACGGGCTCAATTCTAGAACGATGTCAGCTGTTCCCGCCAGCACGTACTACAATTACCAGGGACAAAACCAGCAATCAAGTGGATTCAGACAAGCGCAGCAGCCACCATCACAGAGCTACGGGGCGCTGGGGTACCCTAACTTCTACCATTCGCAGAGCGGTGCATCACACGATCAGCCGCAGCAGCAGAATCCGCGAGACGTGTCGTCGCTCCAAgctcagcagcagcagcagcagcctaAGCAGCCACAACTTTGGTAG
- the LOC121755942 gene encoding uncharacterized protein LOC121755942 isoform X1, giving the protein MSTARESGAAGNGGGLQSIPAASRKIVQSLKEIVNCTEAEIYAALKECNMDPDDAVSRLLSQDPFHEVKSKREKKKEGKDTTEARSRGANNNTGRSGKTGADRYRGGSTPYYSSESVTLVGKTTYKKEDGSVSSISATSSTNRSRVSTGPSNGTTAENKGFSDGAAEAAPSGVQQASGYQSAWAGARGQVSMADIVKMGRPQNKTSHSQNASHHNDLRFPADYSSKDYESGTSPAQHIPTNEEWPAMEKPTATHVQPEPYYAVDSELHLEPSGITSVSVNQLPEAEVVQEEDEEDEYTENYGADAAQSDSITNVKFLEDDSRGASLYENDLYKDMGSFQHHAPHDFHKDEDIEVSVSSVTRDLQQLNVEKDDGGLPSEEYITPTVVIPDHLQVQNADCLNLSFGSFGSAMGAAYSSGTVKPLPVETNLEEERSDANIPSVGHIDSRSTDYYVDDSLRNASDSGLFHRSSAASRDYDPSSASQQEELKPENAEGAHGSQYAFPPSNSGYTYDDDEQLNATFNQTSPHAQNLASYSDVMQSYTNALPSNLTPANQPTRESDLRYSPFPVNQSMTDKFGGSAISMSEALKTAGFTLSQPAPQTHSGTGIPTGPPPPPQQLVHPYTQPSVPLGPYANMIGYQYLPQMYLPSAFQQTFAGNSSYHQSLLSQYKNNVSSASLPQSAPGYGAFGNNTNAPGNFTTAAPSGTNNISYDDVLREQQYKDNLLSLQQQNENSAMWLHGLNSRTMSAVPASTYYNYQGQNQQSSGFRQAQQPPSQSYGALGYPNFYHSQSGASHDQPQQQNPRDVSSLQAQQQQQQPKQPQLW; this is encoded by the exons ATGAGTACGGCCAGGGAGAGCGGCGCCGCCGGAAATGGCGGCGGCCTGCAATCCATTCCAGCAGCCTCGCGGAAGATAGTCCAGAGCTTGAAGGAGATTGTTAACTGCACGGAGGCCGAGATCTATGCCGCCTTAAAGGAATGCAATATGGACCCCGACGACGCCGTCAGTCGTCTCCTCTCGCAAG ATCCTTtccatgaggtgaaaagtaaacgagaaaagaaaaaagag GGTAAAGACACTACTGAGGCTAGGTCTCGTGGGGCAAATAATAATACTGGTAGAAGTGGCAAAACTGGTGCTGATCGCTACCGAGGTGGTTCAACTCCGTATTATTCTTCTG AGTCTGTTACTTTGGTTGGAAAGACAACATATAAGAAAGAAGATGGATCGGTGTCTTCAATATCTGCTACTTCAAGCACTAACAGAAGCAGAGTATCCACTGGACCCAG TAATGGCACCACTGCTGAAAATAAAGGGTTCTCAGATGGCGCAGCTGAGGCTGCTCCATCTGGAGTGCAGCAAGCTTCTGGATATCAATCTGCATGGGCTGGTGCTCGTGGACAGGTTTCCATGGCTGACATTGTAAAGATGGGCAGACCACAGAATAAAACATCACATTCACAGAATGCATCTCACCACAATGATTTAAGATTTCCGGCAGATTATTCTTCGAAAGATTATGAGTCAGGAACTTCTCCAGCACAGCATATACCAACTAATGAAGAGTGGCCTGCCATGGAGAAGCCAACTGCTACACATGTGCAACCGGAACCATACTATGCTGTGGACTCTGAGCTGCATCTGGAGCCATCTGGTATAACTTCTGTCAGTGTCAATCAACTGCCTGAGGCAGAAGTGGTTCAggaagaagacgaagaagatgaATACACAGAAAACTATGGTGCTGATGCAGCACAATCTGATTCTATCACCAATGTGAAGTTTTTGGAAGATGATTCAAGAGGTGCATCTCTGTATGAAAATGATTTGTATAAAGACATGGGTTCATTTCAGCATCACGCTCCTCATGATTTCCATAAAG ATGAAGATATTGAGGTTTCAGTGTCATCAGTCACCAGAGACTTGCAGCAGCTTAATGTGGAGAAGGATGATGGAGGATTGCCTTCGGAAGAATATATTACTCCTACTGTGGTAATTCCCGATCATTTGCAAGTTCAAAATGCAGATTGTTTGAACTTGAGTTTTGGTAGTTTTGGATCTGCCATGGGTGCTGCATATTCTTCTGGCACTGTGAAACCTTTGCCTGTAGAAACTAACTTGGAAGAGGAACGTAGTGATGCTAATATTCCATCTGTTGGGCATATTGACTCTAG AAGTACTGATTACTATGTTGACGACTCATTGCGAAATGCTTCTGACAGTGGTTTGTTCCATAGAAGCAGTGCTGCTTCAAGGGATTATGATCCATCTTCTGCTTCTCAACAAGAAGAGTTGAAGCCTGAAAATGCTGAAGGGGCTCATGGAAGTCAATACGCTTTCCCCCCTTCCAACTCTGGCTACACCTATGATGACGATGAACAATTAAATGCTACTTTCAATCAAACAAGTCCCCATGCGCAGAATCTAGCTTCTTATTCGGATGTTATG CAGTCATACACAAATGCACTACCAAGTAATTTGACCCCTGCTAATCAGCCCACCAGAGAAAGCGATCTCCGGTACTCTCCTTTCCCTGTAAATCAATCCATGACTGACAAATTTGGCGGTTCAGCGATTTCTATGTCGGAG GCATTAAAGACTGCTGGTTTCACGTTGTCACAGCCAGCTCCACAAACGCATTCTGGGACGGGCATCCCCACAGGaccccctcctcctcctcaacaaCTTGTTCATCCGTATACGCAGCCTAGTGTTCCGTTGGGACCATACGCTAACATGATCGGCTACCAGTACTTGCCTCAGATGTACCTGCCTTCTGCTTTTCAGCAAACATTTGCAGGCAACAGCTCATACCATCAATCTCTACTTTCTCAATACAAAAACAATGTTTCCTCCGCTAGTCTGCCACAGTCTGCTCCTGGATATGGTGCTTTCGGAAATAACACAAACGCCCCTGGAAATTTCACTACCGCTGCTCCATCTGGAACGAATAATATAAGCTATGACGACGTCTTAAGAGAACAACAGTACAAGGACAACTTGCTCTCGCTCCAGCAGCAG AACGAAAACTCAGCAATGTGGCTTCACGGGCTCAATTCTAGAACGATGTCAGCTGTTCCCGCCAGCACGTACTACAATTACCAGGGACAAAACCAGCAATCAAGTGGATTCAGACAAGCGCAGCAGCCACCATCACAGAGCTACGGGGCGCTGGGGTACCCTAACTTCTACCATTCGCAGAGCGGTGCATCACACGATCAGCCGCAGCAGCAGAATCCGCGAGACGTGTCGTCGCTCCAAgctcagcagcagcagcagcagcctaAGCAGCCACAACTTTGGTAG